A DNA window from Acidimicrobiales bacterium contains the following coding sequences:
- a CDS encoding NDP-sugar synthase, producing the protein MKALVLVGGFGTRLRPLTLSRPKQMLPIAGSPMIEWVVGRLGDFGVDEVVLSLGYRPDAFVEAYPDQVCAGVALRYVTEPEPLGTAGAVRFAAVEAGVDETFLVLNGDVLTNLDIGALIQFHRDAGAEGTIALQRVDDPSAFGVVPTDDDGRVVAFVEKPPRDEAPTDFINAGTYVLEPSVIDTIPEGRQVSIERETFPALVERGSLYAMAADTYWLDTGTPELYIRANLDVITGRRQGASAVAVQGDVADSARVVESVVGTGSTIASGASVSGSVIMNEVSVGVDAVVADSILMDGVVVGAGAEIVDGSVIGAGQHIEAGRRVAAERIPPPE; encoded by the coding sequence ATGAAGGCTCTGGTACTGGTCGGCGGGTTCGGCACCAGGCTTCGGCCGCTCACCCTCTCCAGGCCCAAACAGATGTTGCCCATCGCCGGCAGCCCCATGATCGAGTGGGTGGTGGGCCGGCTTGGCGACTTCGGAGTGGACGAGGTCGTGCTGAGTCTGGGATACCGACCCGACGCCTTCGTAGAGGCCTACCCCGATCAGGTGTGCGCCGGCGTCGCGCTGCGTTATGTGACCGAGCCCGAGCCGCTCGGTACCGCCGGAGCCGTCCGTTTCGCCGCCGTTGAAGCCGGGGTCGACGAGACCTTCCTGGTTCTCAACGGAGACGTCCTGACCAACCTCGATATCGGTGCGCTGATCCAGTTCCATCGCGACGCCGGCGCCGAGGGCACCATCGCGCTGCAGCGCGTCGACGATCCGTCGGCCTTTGGAGTGGTGCCCACCGACGACGACGGCCGGGTCGTTGCCTTCGTCGAGAAACCTCCACGAGATGAGGCTCCCACCGACTTCATCAACGCCGGTACCTACGTTCTCGAGCCCTCTGTCATCGACACCATTCCCGAGGGTCGCCAGGTGTCGATAGAGCGCGAAACCTTTCCGGCACTGGTCGAGCGTGGCTCGCTGTACGCCATGGCTGCCGATACCTATTGGCTCGACACCGGCACGCCCGAGCTCTACATCAGGGCCAACCTCGACGTCATCACCGGAAGGCGGCAGGGCGCGTCCGCGGTGGCGGTCCAAGGCGACGTAGCCGATTCTGCACGAGTCGTCGAAAGTGTTGTCGGAACAGGCTCGACCATCGCATCTGGAGCCTCGGTTTCGGGTTCGGTGATCATGAACGAGGTTTCGGTCGGAGTCGACGCCGTGGTGGCCGACTCGATCCTGATGGACGGCGTCGTCGTGGGCGCCGGGGCCGAGATCGTCGACGGGTCGGTCATCGGCGCCGGACAACACATCGAGGCCGGCCGGCGAGTGGCCGCGGAACGTATTCCGCCGCCGGAGTGA
- the cofD gene encoding 2-phospho-L-lactate transferase: MQSDSVVTIAGGVGAAKFLRGLALHRGDAFRDDTAIVNVADDFVLHGLRICPDLDTVTYTLAGLVNPETGWGRAGETWTVKEELERLGGQTWFSLGDRDLAVHLYRTQRTADGAGLAQITSEVTAALGLRTTVLPASEHAIQTMVAVEGEGEISFQDYFVARRHSVAVDAVRFAGADTSSPAPGVLDAIANAHSIVIAPSNPIVSIGPVLAVPGIREALVSRRQHVGAISPIVGGKALKGPADRMLVELGHEPTALGVAHMYQPFASSLVIDEIDAALAEPIRELGMTCVFTDTIMSEPDVAAALAATTLATIQGRRST; encoded by the coding sequence GTGCAATCCGACTCGGTCGTAACCATCGCCGGTGGCGTCGGCGCCGCCAAGTTCCTTCGCGGTCTGGCGCTTCATCGCGGCGACGCGTTTCGCGACGACACCGCCATCGTCAATGTGGCCGACGACTTCGTGCTGCACGGCCTACGGATCTGCCCAGACCTGGACACCGTTACCTACACCCTCGCCGGGCTGGTCAATCCCGAAACCGGCTGGGGACGCGCCGGCGAGACGTGGACTGTCAAGGAAGAGCTGGAGAGGCTTGGCGGCCAGACCTGGTTCAGCTTGGGCGACCGCGACCTGGCCGTGCACTTGTACCGCACCCAACGCACCGCCGACGGGGCTGGCCTGGCCCAGATCACCTCCGAAGTCACCGCTGCGCTGGGGCTGCGAACCACGGTTCTGCCCGCCAGCGAACACGCGATCCAGACCATGGTCGCCGTCGAGGGAGAGGGCGAGATCTCGTTCCAGGACTATTTCGTCGCCCGCCGGCACAGCGTCGCGGTCGACGCCGTTCGGTTTGCAGGCGCTGACACCTCGTCGCCGGCGCCCGGTGTGCTCGATGCCATCGCCAACGCCCACAGCATCGTGATCGCGCCCTCGAACCCCATCGTGTCGATCGGTCCGGTGCTGGCAGTGCCCGGCATCCGCGAGGCCCTGGTCAGCAGGAGACAACACGTGGGGGCGATCTCACCGATCGTCGGGGGCAAGGCCCTGAAGGGCCCGGCCGACCGGATGCTGGTCGAGTTGGGTCACGAGCCGACGGCACTGGGAGTAGCGCACATGTACCAGCCGTTCGCCTCTTCGCTGGTGATCGACGAGATCGACGCGGCCCTCGCCGAGCCCATTCGCGAGCTGGGCATGACGTGTGTCTTCACCGACACCATCATGTCCGAGCCCGACGTGGCGGCAGCCTTGGCGGCAACCACGCTTGCAACCATTCAAGGACGGAGGTCGACTTGA
- a CDS encoding glycosyltransferase family 4 protein, with the protein MKIVVICPHFEPDVAPTGEVMTRIVHELAARGHELHVFTALPWYLHHRVDSGWTGRLVQTDVVDWGKITRLHPFPAPDKNNLIRRALSFGGFTALATLRSVWGSRADVVLAMSPPLTLGLAGWIASLTRRSPFVFNIQDVYPDVLVETGAVTSPKVIGALSALEKFTYARADAVTVLSEDLRSNLAAKTDPAKLEVIPNFVLTDDIVPADRHNRYREELGVGDATVVMYAGNIGYSQPLELVVAAARAFSQRDDVHFVVNGGGSGRAAVEQAASGLRNITFVDLQPKERLPEVLAAGDIHLVLLKSGLSASSVPSKTYSVFAAGRPLIASVDEGSEVAKMVTEAGAGVAVPPENEQAFIEAVTTLVDDAQQRRAAGRNARSYVEGLYSPAAIAEQYEKLFERLAGGTSGR; encoded by the coding sequence ATGAAGATCGTCGTCATCTGCCCTCACTTCGAGCCTGACGTTGCCCCGACGGGCGAGGTGATGACCCGCATCGTCCACGAGTTGGCGGCACGCGGCCACGAGTTGCACGTGTTCACGGCCCTTCCCTGGTATCTCCACCATCGGGTCGATTCCGGCTGGACCGGGCGTCTCGTTCAGACCGATGTCGTCGACTGGGGCAAGATCACACGGCTGCACCCGTTCCCGGCACCCGACAAGAACAACCTCATTCGTCGGGCTCTGTCGTTCGGGGGCTTCACCGCGTTGGCGACGCTGCGATCCGTGTGGGGGTCCAGAGCCGACGTCGTCCTGGCGATGTCACCCCCGCTGACCCTGGGTCTCGCTGGGTGGATCGCCTCGCTGACCAGAAGGTCTCCGTTCGTGTTCAACATCCAGGACGTCTACCCCGACGTCTTGGTAGAGACCGGTGCAGTAACCAGTCCCAAGGTAATCGGGGCCCTCTCGGCATTGGAGAAGTTCACCTATGCCAGGGCCGACGCGGTCACGGTGTTGTCCGAAGACCTGCGCTCGAACCTGGCAGCCAAGACCGACCCCGCGAAGCTGGAGGTGATACCCAACTTCGTGCTGACCGATGACATCGTTCCGGCAGACCGTCACAACCGCTATCGCGAAGAGCTGGGCGTTGGCGACGCAACGGTGGTCATGTATGCCGGCAACATCGGATACTCCCAGCCGCTCGAGCTGGTGGTCGCAGCCGCCCGGGCGTTCAGCCAGCGCGACGATGTGCACTTCGTGGTGAACGGTGGTGGCAGCGGCAGGGCGGCCGTCGAGCAAGCGGCGTCGGGTCTGCGCAACATCACCTTCGTCGACCTGCAGCCCAAGGAGCGCCTGCCAGAGGTATTGGCCGCCGGCGACATTCACTTGGTGTTGCTCAAGAGCGGACTGTCTGCATCGTCGGTTCCTTCGAAGACCTACTCGGTTTTTGCCGCAGGTCGCCCGCTGATCGCTTCGGTGGACGAGGGCAGCGAGGTGGCCAAGATGGTGACCGAGGCCGGTGCAGGCGTTGCCGTACCCCCCGAGAACGAGCAGGCCTTCATCGAGGCTGTCACAACACTGGTCGACGACGCTCAGCAGCGCCGCGCCGCCGGCCGAAATGCCCGCTCCTATGTCGAGGGTTTGTACTCGCCGGCCGCGATCGCCGAGCAATACGAGAAGCTGTTCGAACGACTCGCCGGTGGTACTTCTGGGCGCTAA
- a CDS encoding glycosyltransferase family 1 protein, translating to MKVTFVAEPLWHRVPGGTGVVTLELLERLRAASEVEVDAVRARQISRSGAAEDGTKLAARVDAAGIRQTLLPRPALYEAWSRSGRPDVAGKGAHLLHSPMLLAPTSSRVPVVVTLHDLAWAERPGDFPARARRLYQRMFDRVARDASVVLCSSRTTLAAAVAAGLPEAKARLVPLAARRLDPTGPDRPDIAERFGLDTPFLLSVGTAEPRKNLGRLVAAYAKTGLAREGVVLALVGPVGWQMSIAELLDDLDPEVRAAVRPLGAVTDGELAALYEQCLAFIYPSLAEGFGLPVLEALGAGAAVVTSSGTATAEVAGEAGVLVDPASVDDIATGIRRVVDDAALRDHLRDAAATQLAAHSWDAHMDATLAAYREVAKR from the coding sequence ATGAAGGTCACATTCGTCGCAGAACCGCTCTGGCATCGCGTTCCCGGAGGCACTGGCGTGGTGACCCTCGAACTGCTCGAGCGGCTGCGCGCCGCGTCAGAGGTCGAAGTCGACGCGGTGAGGGCCCGACAGATATCGCGCTCGGGTGCGGCCGAGGACGGCACCAAGCTGGCGGCCCGCGTCGATGCGGCGGGCATTAGACAGACCCTGTTGCCTCGCCCTGCGCTGTACGAGGCGTGGTCTCGATCGGGAAGGCCAGACGTCGCAGGCAAGGGCGCGCACCTGCTCCATTCGCCGATGCTCTTGGCCCCTACCTCGTCTCGGGTTCCGGTGGTGGTCACGCTGCACGACCTGGCGTGGGCAGAGCGGCCCGGCGACTTCCCGGCTCGGGCTCGTCGCCTGTACCAGCGCATGTTCGATCGTGTGGCGCGCGACGCATCTGTCGTCTTGTGTTCTTCGCGGACCACCCTGGCAGCGGCCGTGGCCGCCGGATTGCCCGAGGCCAAAGCGCGCCTGGTTCCGCTGGCGGCTCGTCGGCTGGACCCGACCGGCCCGGACCGGCCCGACATCGCCGAGCGTTTCGGGCTCGATACGCCGTTCTTGTTGTCGGTGGGCACCGCCGAGCCCAGGAAGAACCTGGGGCGGCTCGTCGCCGCCTACGCCAAGACCGGCCTGGCGCGTGAGGGTGTCGTGCTGGCGTTGGTAGGGCCGGTGGGCTGGCAGATGTCCATTGCCGAACTGCTCGACGACCTCGATCCCGAGGTGCGGGCCGCCGTGCGGCCACTCGGAGCCGTCACAGACGGCGAGCTGGCGGCCCTTTACGAGCAGTGCCTGGCCTTCATCTACCCCAGCCTGGCCGAGGGGTTCGGGCTGCCGGTTCTGGAAGCTCTCGGCGCCGGAGCTGCGGTGGTGACCAGCTCCGGTACCGCAACAGCCGAAGTAGCCGGCGAAGCGGGCGTGCTGGTCGACCCCGCCTCCGTCGACGACATTGCCACAGGCATCCGCAGGGTGGTCGACGACGCAGCCCTCAGGGACCATCTGCGTGACGCGGCTGCCACCCAACTCGCCGCCCATTCGTGGGATGCTCACATGGACGCCACTCTCGCCGCGTACCGCGAAGTGGCCAAGAGGTGA
- a CDS encoding UDP-glucuronic acid decarboxylase family protein translates to MSTRAAQHLPCRIVVTGGAGFLGSHLCDALVADGHTVVAIDNLVTGSVANIEHLFGHDRFRFVRQDVTNFLWVPGEVDIVLHFASPASPIDYLELPIQTLKVGSLGTHNALGLAREKNARFLLASTSEVYGDPDEHPQTETYWGNVNPVGLRGCYDEAKRFAEAMTMAYHRSHGIDVRIVRIFNTYGPRMRPDDGRVVSSFLAQALRGEALTVFGDGSQTRSFCYVDDLIEGIVGVLWSSYVGPVNVGNPGEFSMLELAEVVREVTSSPVPLSFKELPQDDPTRRQPDISLIGEITGWKPRVDLRDGIARTAQWMRGELV, encoded by the coding sequence GTGAGCACCAGAGCCGCGCAGCATCTGCCCTGTCGAATCGTCGTCACCGGCGGTGCCGGGTTTCTGGGCTCTCATCTGTGTGACGCTCTGGTCGCCGACGGGCACACCGTCGTGGCCATCGACAACCTGGTCACTGGCAGCGTTGCCAACATCGAACACCTCTTCGGTCACGACCGGTTCCGATTCGTACGCCAAGACGTCACCAACTTCTTGTGGGTACCGGGCGAGGTCGACATCGTCTTGCACTTCGCTTCGCCCGCGTCGCCCATCGACTACCTGGAACTCCCGATCCAGACCCTGAAGGTCGGCAGCCTCGGCACCCACAACGCTCTGGGTCTGGCACGCGAGAAGAACGCCAGGTTCTTGCTGGCGAGCACCAGCGAGGTCTACGGCGACCCCGATGAACACCCCCAGACAGAGACGTACTGGGGCAACGTCAATCCGGTGGGGCTGCGCGGCTGCTACGACGAGGCCAAGCGGTTCGCGGAGGCGATGACGATGGCCTACCACCGCTCGCACGGGATCGATGTGCGCATAGTCCGTATCTTCAACACCTACGGGCCGCGGATGCGTCCAGACGACGGACGTGTGGTTTCGTCGTTCCTGGCCCAGGCGCTGCGGGGTGAGGCCCTGACCGTGTTCGGCGACGGATCGCAAACGCGCAGCTTCTGTTATGTGGACGACCTGATCGAGGGCATCGTCGGCGTGTTGTGGTCGAGTTATGTCGGGCCCGTGAATGTGGGCAACCCTGGCGAGTTCTCGATGCTGGAGTTGGCCGAAGTGGTCCGCGAGGTCACGTCCAGCCCGGTGCCGCTGTCGTTCAAGGAACTGCCACAGGACGACCCGACCAGACGACAACCAGACATCTCGTTGATAGGCGAGATCACGGGCTGGAAGCCGCGGGTCGACCTGCGCGACGGGATCGCCCGCACGGCCCAGTGGATGCGTGGCGAGTTGGTCTGA
- a CDS encoding glycosyltransferase family 4 protein — MKLGIVVPRYGDDAVGGAEKAMRMIGERLVAFEGWEVEVFTTCARSAITWEDVETPGLSSFNGVTVNRFESKSGRDPEWHHIATRVDYSPTSLDAIGEAMFVDQQGPVCPDVIEAAEASDADLIAFSPYLFWPSIRGVPIIGKRAILHGAAHDEAALRLDLVQQMYTAAGALSYYTDAERELAERFFPVVHKPSVTLGLGIDVPDDQGDVDEARDRFGLSDRPYVVCVGRVENGKGARALDAFFREYKRRRPSPLALVFVGPASEKLDPHPDVVMTDAVDEATKWALVRGAEVSISPSAMESFSMVILEAWLADTAVLVNAQCGATVEHAHRARGGLWFGDYPTFEAALDRLMGDPDLRALLAANGRRYTEQVFAWEAVIGRYVAFCETVLSGLRAGGA, encoded by the coding sequence ATGAAGCTCGGCATCGTGGTACCCCGCTACGGCGACGACGCCGTCGGCGGCGCCGAAAAGGCGATGCGCATGATCGGCGAGCGCCTGGTGGCCTTCGAGGGCTGGGAGGTCGAGGTGTTCACCACGTGCGCCCGGTCGGCCATCACCTGGGAAGACGTCGAGACACCGGGCCTGTCGAGCTTCAATGGTGTGACGGTCAACCGGTTCGAATCGAAGTCGGGCCGCGACCCCGAATGGCACCACATCGCTACGCGCGTCGACTACTCGCCCACCAGCCTCGACGCCATCGGCGAGGCGATGTTCGTCGACCAGCAGGGTCCGGTGTGCCCAGACGTCATCGAAGCCGCCGAGGCGTCCGACGCCGACCTGATCGCGTTCTCGCCCTACCTGTTCTGGCCCTCGATCCGCGGTGTACCCATCATCGGAAAAAGAGCGATACTGCACGGCGCCGCCCATGACGAGGCCGCGCTGCGCCTCGACCTGGTCCAGCAGATGTACACCGCCGCTGGCGCTCTGTCGTACTACACCGACGCCGAACGCGAGTTGGCCGAACGGTTCTTTCCCGTCGTACACAAGCCGAGCGTCACGCTGGGCCTGGGAATCGACGTGCCAGACGACCAGGGCGATGTCGACGAGGCCAGGGATCGCTTCGGCCTGTCCGACAGGCCCTACGTCGTGTGCGTGGGGCGTGTCGAGAACGGCAAGGGTGCCCGTGCCCTCGACGCGTTTTTCCGCGAGTACAAGCGGCGCCGTCCGAGCCCCCTGGCGCTGGTGTTCGTAGGACCCGCCAGCGAGAAACTCGACCCCCATCCCGATGTGGTGATGACCGACGCCGTCGACGAGGCGACCAAGTGGGCGCTGGTGCGCGGTGCCGAAGTGTCGATATCGCCCTCGGCGATGGAGTCGTTCTCGATGGTGATCCTCGAGGCCTGGCTGGCCGACACAGCGGTGTTGGTGAATGCCCAGTGCGGGGCAACCGTCGAGCACGCCCACCGAGCCCGCGGCGGATTGTGGTTCGGCGACTACCCCACGTTCGAGGCCGCGCTCGATCGGCTGATGGGCGACCCGGACCTCAGAGCCCTTCTGGCGGCCAACGGCAGGCGCTACACCGAGCAAGTATTCGCATGGGAAGCGGTGATAGGTCGCTACGTAGCGTTCTGCGAGACGGTGTTGTCTGGCCTGCGAGCCGGCGGCGCGTAG
- the cofE gene encoding coenzyme F420-0:L-glutamate ligase: MTGALQIFPIAGIPEIRRGDDIASAIVQACEQTEHGLLDGDVLVVTQKIVSKAEGAMVEVDPSDPLSHKPIVERESVRILRRRGDLIISETKHGFVCANAGIDLSNVDRGQAALLPEDSDRSARRIRDRLMGVHGVDTAVIISDTFGRPWRRGLTDVAIGCAGIGAILDLKGTNDSLGRELQVTEVCVVDELASAADLVCGKATGVPVALIRGVDRSWFRTSSVVDEIVRAPAEDLFR; the protein is encoded by the coding sequence TTGACCGGCGCACTTCAGATCTTCCCCATCGCTGGCATCCCCGAGATACGGCGGGGCGACGACATCGCCTCGGCCATCGTCCAGGCATGCGAACAGACCGAGCATGGCCTGCTCGACGGCGACGTGCTGGTGGTAACACAAAAGATCGTGTCCAAGGCCGAGGGAGCCATGGTCGAGGTGGACCCGTCCGACCCGCTCAGCCACAAGCCGATAGTCGAACGAGAGTCGGTGCGCATCCTGCGACGTCGCGGTGACCTCATCATCAGCGAAACCAAACACGGTTTCGTGTGCGCCAATGCCGGCATCGATCTGTCGAACGTCGACCGCGGCCAGGCCGCCCTGTTGCCCGAGGACTCCGACCGATCGGCGCGGCGAATTCGCGACCGTCTGATGGGCGTGCACGGCGTGGATACGGCCGTCATCATCTCCGACACGTTCGGAAGGCCATGGCGCCGCGGTCTGACCGACGTGGCCATCGGTTGCGCAGGCATCGGCGCCATTCTCGACCTGAAGGGCACCAACGACTCACTGGGCCGCGAGCTGCAGGTCACCGAGGTTTGTGTCGTCGACGAGTTGGCTTCGGCGGCAGATCTGGTGTGCGGCAAGGCCACCGGTGTGCCCGTGGCCCTGATCCGCGGAGTCGATCGCTCGTGGTTCAGGACGTCGTCGGTGGTGGACGAGATCGTCAGAGCCCCCGCCGAAGACCTGTTTCGCTGA
- a CDS encoding GDP-mannose 4,6-dehydratase: MARVMVTGAAGFIGSHLVDRLIADGHQVDAIDNLSVGSLSNLAQARSAGGLSFHKIDVRVPEFVDLVGHRKPDLIWHLAGHVDRPGSLHDPVFDADVNVLGTLNVLEAVRMHEIARIGLAVQGLFRRDSDVTGRTIVGQAPTMPSHIAVEAQVDYMRVHGDVYGLDCRVVALSNVYGPRQAATGNGPCVASFVKRALAGEAPVVHGDGKQARDFLHVRDAVDAIVKASDIDAGAIVAVGTGRLTRVLDVAKAVCELVDREIEPAFGPARRLDRAGLAFPTDEAYRRLGWRPAVEVDEGLAELVELARR, translated from the coding sequence ATGGCACGTGTGATGGTCACCGGAGCAGCCGGGTTCATCGGCTCGCACCTGGTCGATCGGCTCATAGCCGATGGGCACCAGGTCGACGCCATCGACAACCTCTCGGTCGGGAGTTTGTCCAATCTCGCCCAGGCGCGATCTGCAGGCGGTCTCAGCTTCCACAAGATCGATGTTCGGGTCCCCGAGTTCGTCGATCTGGTGGGCCATCGCAAGCCCGATCTGATCTGGCATCTCGCCGGCCACGTCGACCGTCCTGGTTCACTACACGATCCGGTCTTCGACGCCGACGTGAACGTGCTCGGCACGCTCAACGTGCTCGAGGCGGTGCGCATGCACGAGATCGCCCGTATCGGGCTGGCGGTTCAGGGGCTGTTCAGACGTGACTCTGACGTAACCGGTCGCACCATCGTCGGTCAGGCTCCGACCATGCCGAGCCACATAGCGGTCGAGGCGCAGGTCGACTACATGCGGGTACATGGTGATGTCTATGGCCTCGACTGCCGCGTGGTTGCGCTGTCCAACGTCTACGGACCCCGTCAGGCCGCTACCGGCAACGGGCCGTGTGTCGCCAGCTTCGTAAAGCGTGCGCTGGCGGGCGAGGCGCCTGTGGTTCACGGCGACGGCAAACAGGCGCGCGACTTCTTGCATGTGCGCGACGCCGTCGACGCCATCGTCAAGGCGTCCGACATCGACGCCGGCGCGATCGTGGCGGTTGGTACCGGTCGTCTGACCCGGGTGCTCGATGTGGCCAAGGCGGTGTGCGAACTGGTCGACCGCGAGATCGAGCCGGCATTCGGTCCGGCCAGGCGCCTCGACCGGGCAGGCTTGGCATTCCCGACCGACGAGGCGTACAGGCGCCTCGGATGGCGGCCGGCCGTCGAAGTCGACGAGGGCCTGGCTGAGTTGGTCGAGCTGGCCAGGCGCTGA
- a CDS encoding glycosyltransferase family 1 protein, whose product MLKVGINLTWLRPGEVGGSEEYLTRLLAGLVNQNSIEPTLYVLEPFVLAYPQLATAFRTVEAPVSGANRFRRVASEQSWLATRMARDGVDVAFHAGGTMPVRPGFNPALLVHDVQYLTYPRNFSRVKLAYLKAQIPRGVSQANMVMAPTRYVIDRLSGAFGLDPNRAAVVPHPIDAPPTQAVPFDVDRPVILYPAITYPHKNHVTLVRALAVMRNEATLVLTGGSASSENAIRAEVERFGLGDRVKRLGRVPVAELERWWATASVMACPSLYEGFGAPLVEAMVRKVPVAASRAAAIPEVVGDAAVLVDPLDVGAWAAALDRIIDGQGAELAERGQVRAKAFTTEAVTPQLVQALVACRNR is encoded by the coding sequence ATGTTGAAGGTGGGAATCAACCTGACCTGGCTCCGGCCCGGTGAGGTAGGGGGAAGCGAGGAGTACCTGACGCGCCTGCTCGCCGGCCTGGTCAACCAGAACTCGATCGAGCCGACGCTCTATGTCTTGGAACCTTTCGTGCTGGCATACCCCCAGCTGGCAACGGCGTTTCGCACCGTCGAAGCACCCGTGTCGGGCGCCAACCGCTTTCGGCGAGTGGCCTCCGAACAGAGTTGGCTGGCGACGCGGATGGCTCGCGATGGTGTCGACGTGGCGTTCCACGCCGGGGGAACCATGCCGGTTCGGCCAGGGTTCAACCCGGCCCTGCTGGTACACGACGTCCAGTATCTGACCTATCCCCGCAACTTCTCGCGCGTGAAGCTCGCGTATCTGAAGGCCCAAATACCGCGAGGCGTGTCCCAGGCCAACATGGTCATGGCACCCACGCGCTATGTGATCGACCGCTTGTCCGGTGCATTCGGTCTCGACCCGAACAGGGCAGCGGTTGTGCCTCATCCGATCGATGCGCCGCCGACACAGGCCGTGCCCTTCGACGTCGACCGTCCGGTGATCCTGTATCCGGCGATCACCTACCCGCACAAGAACCACGTCACGTTGGTGCGCGCCCTTGCGGTGATGCGCAACGAGGCGACCTTGGTGCTTACCGGTGGCAGCGCATCGAGCGAGAACGCCATCAGGGCCGAAGTCGAGCGGTTCGGACTGGGCGATCGCGTCAAGCGTCTGGGTCGTGTGCCTGTCGCCGAGCTGGAACGCTGGTGGGCGACTGCGTCGGTGATGGCGTGCCCGTCGTTGTACGAGGGATTCGGTGCTCCCCTGGTCGAGGCGATGGTGCGCAAGGTGCCGGTGGCGGCATCGCGGGCCGCGGCGATTCCCGAAGTCGTTGGCGATGCTGCGGTTCTGGTCGATCCGCTCGACGTTGGGGCCTGGGCAGCCGCGCTCGACCGAATCATCGATGGTCAGGGCGCCGAGCTGGCCGAGCGTGGTCAGGTGCGCGCCAAGGCGTTCACGACCGAGGCCGTGACGCCTCAGCTGGTTCAAGCTCTGGTTGCGTGTCGCAATCGCTGA
- a CDS encoding glycosyltransferase family 4 protein, which translates to MSALRTIRQFVPAVYPRDAVGGQVLRLSRELGLRGFDAPVFVEETRPETAAHTRPVSTLGPVDPHAVNVYHMATGSAVVETLIARSEPLVTVHHNLTPLELMAPWDPEQVHQLTLARRQLESLARSSRLGIGDSEYNRLELERLGFASTAVAPIVFDPPSVSRAEHSGGRNSEVVLFVGRIAPNKAQHDLIKAIALLVQQRPSVQLRLVGASASDRYKTALERMVAGLDLARNVVFVGPVDDAQLEVEYAQADVLCCLSDHEGFGVPLIEAMARRLPVVAYASSAVPETVDGAALLLPVKDPATVSTALDRVLGSPELAASLAAAGSRRAEAFSADRAVDAFLAALELLDAVTSEDAL; encoded by the coding sequence ATGAGCGCCCTGCGCACCATTCGCCAGTTCGTACCAGCCGTTTACCCACGAGACGCGGTGGGGGGCCAAGTTCTGAGGCTTTCGCGCGAGCTGGGGTTGCGCGGATTCGACGCACCCGTGTTCGTCGAGGAGACCAGGCCCGAGACCGCTGCGCACACCCGGCCGGTTTCGACGCTGGGGCCTGTCGACCCGCACGCGGTGAACGTGTACCACATGGCCACGGGCTCGGCCGTCGTCGAAACCCTCATCGCCAGGTCCGAGCCGCTGGTGACGGTTCATCACAACCTGACCCCGCTCGAGCTGATGGCACCTTGGGACCCAGAACAGGTCCACCAGCTGACCCTTGCTCGTCGCCAGCTCGAATCGCTGGCGCGTTCCAGTCGGCTGGGAATCGGCGACTCCGAATACAACCGCCTCGAACTCGAGCGACTCGGGTTCGCGTCTACTGCGGTGGCGCCAATCGTGTTCGATCCGCCTTCGGTCTCGCGTGCCGAACACTCGGGCGGTCGCAACTCAGAGGTCGTCCTGTTCGTAGGCCGAATCGCTCCCAACAAGGCCCAGCACGACCTGATCAAAGCGATTGCGCTCCTGGTGCAGCAGCGTCCGTCGGTGCAGCTCAGACTGGTCGGAGCCTCGGCATCCGACCGCTACAAGACCGCTCTCGAGCGCATGGTGGCCGGGTTGGACCTGGCTCGAAACGTGGTGTTCGTCGGCCCGGTCGACGATGCACAACTCGAAGTCGAGTACGCGCAGGCCGACGTGTTGTGCTGCCTGTCAGACCACGAAGGCTTCGGCGTTCCGCTGATCGAGGCGATGGCCAGACGCCTGCCCGTTGTGGCGTACGCGTCGTCGGCTGTGCCAGAAACCGTCGACGGCGCCGCCCTGCTGCTGCCGGTGAAGGATCCGGCGACGGTCTCCACCGCTCTCGACCGGGTGCTGGGCTCGCCAGAGCTGGCGGCTTCACTAGCCGCAGCCGGCAGCCGGCGAGCCGAGGCATTCTCGGCCGACAGGGCGGTCGACGCCTTCTTGGCCGCACTCGAATTGCTCGATGCTGTGACCTCGGAGGACGCTCTATGA